A genomic segment from Actinomadura hallensis encodes:
- a CDS encoding hydantoinase/oxoprolinase family protein, whose translation MARRLRIGIDTGGTFTDVVALDEEGGGVVTTKTHSTPADPAEAFTAGVGKALGLLGAEPEDVAALSHGTTVATNRLLEGRIDDLGFITTEGFEFILEIARQSVPDGYGNSYFWVKPPRIVPVHRVRTVGGRLDHTGAELRPFDEESAVAAARWFREAGILAIGVCFLHSYADPSHELRMREILAREHPDAVVSLSCEVLREYREYERSVTTLVDAAVKPAMTGYLSRIAGRAAAPLLVMKSNGGVLSAEEVARQPITTVLSGPAAGALGAAFVVAHSGHGSVVTLDGGGTSTDVAVVLDGEPTLTTEGTIGRHPVKIPMIDIVTVGAGGGSVAWRSPEGALKVGPRSAGADPGPLCYGRGGTEVTVTDAHAVLGRIPPHLLGGEVPLDVDAAAAGVDALAKELGLTSERAAAGVLEISAWNQANAIRQITVKRGLDVRDYPLVAFGGSGPLLACRLLDVLGMPAAVVPENPGNLSAFGLLTVDVKNDYVRTRVVRDAELDPALIAGVYADLEEEAMGALALEGFGPGEGRVARSADLRYYGQAFEVRVPAPAGEPDDAFRAEVVRRFHDAHESLYGYCYRDDPRHPVEWVNLRVSGIGPIARPRLPERPQGDGDPSRARTGTRPVYFDGWEDTPVYRRERLAPGDAIEGPAVIEEFGSTIPLHPGFTAELDRHGNLVITANTRA comes from the coding sequence ATGGCGAGGCGGCTGCGAATCGGGATCGACACGGGCGGGACGTTCACCGACGTCGTCGCGTTGGACGAGGAGGGCGGCGGGGTCGTCACCACCAAGACGCACTCGACGCCCGCCGACCCCGCGGAGGCGTTCACGGCGGGCGTCGGCAAGGCGCTGGGCCTGCTCGGCGCGGAACCGGAGGACGTCGCGGCCCTGTCGCACGGCACGACGGTGGCGACCAACCGTCTCCTGGAGGGCCGGATCGACGACCTCGGGTTCATCACCACCGAGGGCTTCGAGTTCATCCTGGAGATCGCGCGGCAGAGCGTCCCCGACGGGTACGGCAACAGCTACTTCTGGGTGAAGCCGCCGCGGATCGTCCCGGTGCACCGGGTCCGCACGGTCGGCGGGCGGCTCGACCACACCGGCGCCGAGCTGCGCCCGTTCGACGAGGAGTCGGCGGTCGCGGCGGCCCGCTGGTTCCGGGAGGCGGGGATCCTCGCCATCGGCGTGTGCTTCCTGCACTCCTACGCCGACCCGTCGCACGAGCTGAGGATGCGCGAGATCCTGGCCCGCGAGCACCCCGACGCGGTGGTGTCGCTGTCGTGCGAGGTGCTGCGCGAGTACCGCGAGTACGAGCGCTCGGTGACGACGCTGGTGGACGCCGCCGTCAAGCCCGCGATGACCGGCTACCTGTCGCGCATCGCCGGGCGCGCGGCGGCCCCCCTGCTGGTGATGAAGAGCAACGGGGGAGTGCTGTCGGCGGAGGAGGTCGCCCGGCAGCCGATCACGACCGTGCTGTCAGGCCCGGCGGCGGGCGCGCTCGGCGCGGCGTTCGTCGTCGCGCACAGCGGGCACGGCTCCGTCGTCACGCTGGACGGCGGCGGCACCTCCACCGACGTCGCGGTCGTCCTGGACGGGGAGCCGACCCTCACCACCGAGGGCACGATCGGCCGCCACCCCGTCAAGATCCCGATGATCGACATCGTGACCGTCGGGGCGGGCGGCGGCTCGGTCGCGTGGCGGTCGCCGGAGGGCGCGCTGAAGGTCGGCCCCCGCAGCGCCGGCGCCGACCCCGGCCCGCTCTGCTACGGACGCGGCGGCACCGAGGTCACGGTCACCGACGCCCACGCCGTCCTCGGCCGCATCCCGCCGCACCTGCTCGGCGGCGAGGTCCCCCTCGACGTGGACGCCGCGGCCGCGGGCGTCGACGCCCTCGCCAAGGAGCTCGGCCTGACGTCGGAGAGGGCCGCCGCGGGCGTGCTGGAGATCTCGGCGTGGAACCAGGCCAACGCGATCCGGCAGATCACGGTGAAGCGGGGCCTGGACGTCCGCGACTATCCCCTCGTCGCGTTCGGCGGCTCCGGGCCGCTGCTGGCGTGCCGGCTGCTCGACGTCCTCGGCATGCCCGCCGCCGTGGTCCCGGAGAACCCCGGCAACCTGTCGGCGTTCGGGTTGCTCACGGTGGACGTGAAGAACGACTACGTCCGCACCCGCGTCGTCCGCGACGCCGAGCTCGACCCCGCGCTGATCGCCGGCGTCTACGCCGACCTGGAGGAGGAGGCCATGGGCGCCCTCGCCCTCGAGGGCTTCGGCCCCGGCGAGGGCCGCGTCGCCCGCTCGGCGGACCTGCGGTACTACGGGCAGGCGTTCGAGGTGCGGGTCCCCGCGCCCGCGGGCGAGCCGGACGACGCGTTCCGCGCCGAGGTCGTCCGCCGCTTCCACGACGCCCACGAGTCCCTCTACGGCTACTGCTACCGCGACGACCCGCGCCACCCCGTCGAGTGGGTCAACCTGCGCGTCTCCGGCATCGGCCCGATCGCCCGGCCCCGCCTGCCGGAGCGCCCGCAGGGGGACGGCGACCCGTCGCGCGCCCGCACCGGCACGCGGCCCGTCTACTTCGACGGCTGGGAGGACACGCCCGTCTACCGGCGGGAGAGGCTCGCCCCCGGCGACGCGATCGAGGGCCCCGCCGTCATCGAGGAGTTCGGCTCGACGATCCCGCTGCACCCGGGCTTCACCGCGGAACTCGACCGCCACGGCAACCTCGTCATCACCGCGAACACCCGCGCGTAG
- a CDS encoding DoxX family protein yields MNLALWIAAGLLAVIALVGGVTKTFVPKEKLAAQRGGEWTGHASAGFVRTLGVLELLAAAGLILPAALDIAPVMVPVTAVCWVLLMIGAMITHGRLGQYVLVLGNALYLSLAAFIAVGRSTVEPFTG; encoded by the coding sequence GTGAACCTCGCTTTGTGGATCGCCGCCGGCCTGCTCGCCGTGATCGCCCTCGTCGGCGGCGTGACCAAGACTTTCGTGCCGAAGGAGAAGCTGGCCGCGCAGCGCGGCGGCGAGTGGACCGGGCACGCGTCCGCCGGCTTCGTCAGGACGCTGGGCGTCCTCGAACTCCTGGCCGCGGCCGGCCTGATCCTGCCCGCCGCACTGGACATCGCGCCGGTCATGGTGCCGGTGACCGCCGTCTGCTGGGTCCTGCTCATGATCGGCGCGATGATCACCCACGGCCGCCTCGGCCAGTACGTCCTCGTCCTGGGGAACGCGCTCTATCTGAGCTTGGCGGCCTTCATCGCGGTCGGCCGTTCCACCGTCGAGCCCTTCACCGGCTGA
- a CDS encoding polysaccharide deacetylase family protein, whose amino-acid sequence MRGKTPVITMVAAGVLGVAAGGWPVAAAVAGGSEPPMRTQLATVLEDRTWPTPEPGSWTMPQPSKDGLPPVIRNIETKERVVFLTIDDGYTYDSEFVNLVRKEKVPIMTFLTSTYIKGQGQYFWAMRDAGSVMENHTVSHPNMATLGPEEQKRQICEASDAIEKNYGRRPEVFRPPFGSFNETTRQMAKECGIKSILLWSAEFYNGTTGPGVGFNGFARGDGGKGFKPGDIILMHYREGLAEQLKMILTWIRQAGFRPAAVENYLPRSLGGNAPDKPPAKG is encoded by the coding sequence ATGCGAGGGAAGACGCCCGTCATCACCATGGTGGCCGCCGGCGTGCTCGGGGTGGCCGCGGGCGGCTGGCCCGTGGCGGCCGCCGTCGCGGGCGGGTCGGAACCGCCGATGCGGACGCAGCTCGCCACGGTGCTCGAAGACCGCACGTGGCCGACCCCGGAACCCGGCTCCTGGACGATGCCCCAGCCCTCGAAGGACGGGCTCCCGCCCGTCATCAGGAACATCGAGACCAAGGAGCGCGTCGTCTTCCTCACCATCGACGACGGCTACACCTACGACTCCGAATTCGTGAACCTCGTCCGCAAGGAGAAGGTTCCCATCATGACGTTCCTGACCTCGACCTACATCAAGGGACAGGGACAGTATTTCTGGGCCATGCGGGACGCCGGCTCGGTGATGGAGAACCACACCGTCAGCCACCCCAACATGGCGACGCTCGGCCCGGAGGAGCAGAAACGGCAGATCTGCGAGGCGTCCGACGCGATCGAGAAGAACTACGGCCGGCGCCCCGAGGTCTTCCGGCCGCCGTTCGGGAGCTTCAACGAGACCACCCGGCAGATGGCCAAGGAATGCGGCATCAAGTCGATCCTGCTGTGGTCGGCGGAGTTCTACAACGGTACGACCGGGCCCGGCGTCGGCTTCAACGGCTTCGCGCGCGGCGACGGCGGCAAGGGGTTCAAGCCGGGCGACATCATCCTCATGCACTACCGCGAGGGCCTCGCCGAGCAGCTCAAGATGATCCTCACCTGGATCCGGCAGGCCGGGTTCCGGCCCGCCGCCGTCGAGAACTACCTCCCGAGGTCGCTCGGCGGCAACGCGCCCGACAAGCCCCCGGCCAAGGGCTGA
- a CDS encoding hydantoinase B/oxoprolinase family protein — MKTVTDPILLEIVEGTLASVEREVETAIARTARSPMIRDAHDFRAGIHDRRLRKLTGRSYSALVHPVVRDFPLETMRPGDVFFHNDVYLSEGGIGHLPDLCVTVPVFHGGEVVAFVQAFGHHDDIGGAVPGSMPSHARSAFEEGLMVPPIKLWDRGVPNEAALTIMTRNSRMPDSLAGDLDAECSACLMGARRLGELFDRYGRADVEACFDAIIDNTTETFRRELLSKIPDGTFVWEDYAEHDGVDPPRLHAQRITLTVDKSADVPLVIDFAGTSPQAKGPINHAGDYADGVFLKKWLAPVLRNLADTPERAAELDVNEGVVPLIEMRFPEKGTLLTPIFPAPTNARTFVILRLLGVLAGVLAKATGGRMPADQETIRYTGVYGEDDRGPYLMREVLGGGSGGRYYADGEDTIHVVPDSRNIPAEFAEARWPFVVERLGLAVDSGGPGEFRGGLGYDKHIRMLRDAHFMSIADRSILSCWGVNGGRAGRPFRVDVDGEEMEGLVDDHPVRAGQVIRIRTTGGGGWGDPLNRDPSRVAADVRDGKVSIEGARDDYGVVLADGAVDEEATAALRARMRAERGPAPFFDRGPGYPELSGGRTSAEVDALDA, encoded by the coding sequence ATGAAGACTGTGACGGACCCGATCCTCCTGGAGATCGTCGAGGGGACGCTCGCGTCCGTGGAACGCGAGGTCGAGACGGCCATCGCCCGCACGGCCCGCTCCCCGATGATCCGCGACGCGCACGACTTCCGCGCGGGCATCCACGACCGCCGCCTTCGCAAGCTCACGGGGCGGTCGTACTCGGCGCTGGTCCATCCCGTCGTCCGCGACTTCCCGCTGGAGACGATGCGTCCGGGCGACGTGTTCTTCCACAACGACGTGTACCTGTCGGAAGGCGGCATCGGGCACCTGCCGGACCTGTGCGTGACGGTCCCGGTGTTCCACGGGGGCGAGGTCGTCGCGTTCGTCCAGGCGTTCGGCCACCACGACGACATCGGCGGCGCGGTCCCCGGCTCGATGCCGAGCCACGCCCGCAGCGCGTTCGAGGAGGGCCTGATGGTCCCCCCGATCAAGCTGTGGGACCGGGGCGTCCCGAACGAGGCCGCGCTGACGATCATGACGCGGAACTCGCGGATGCCGGACTCCCTCGCCGGCGACCTGGACGCCGAGTGCTCGGCCTGCCTCATGGGCGCCCGGCGCCTCGGCGAGCTGTTCGACCGCTACGGCCGCGCCGACGTCGAGGCGTGCTTCGACGCGATCATCGACAACACGACCGAGACGTTCCGCCGCGAGCTGCTCTCCAAGATCCCGGACGGCACGTTCGTCTGGGAGGACTACGCCGAGCACGACGGCGTCGACCCGCCCCGCCTGCACGCCCAGCGGATCACGCTGACCGTCGACAAGTCGGCCGACGTCCCCCTGGTCATCGACTTCGCCGGCACGTCGCCGCAGGCGAAGGGCCCCATCAACCACGCGGGCGACTACGCGGACGGCGTTTTCCTGAAGAAGTGGCTGGCGCCCGTCCTGCGGAACCTGGCCGACACCCCCGAACGCGCCGCCGAGCTCGACGTGAACGAGGGGGTGGTGCCGCTCATCGAGATGCGCTTCCCGGAGAAGGGGACCCTGCTCACGCCGATCTTCCCGGCGCCGACGAACGCCCGCACGTTCGTCATCCTGCGGCTGCTCGGCGTCCTCGCGGGCGTCCTGGCGAAGGCGACCGGCGGCCGCATGCCCGCCGACCAGGAGACGATCCGCTACACCGGCGTGTACGGGGAGGACGACCGGGGCCCGTACCTGATGCGCGAGGTCCTCGGCGGCGGCTCCGGCGGCCGCTACTACGCCGACGGGGAGGACACCATCCACGTCGTCCCCGACTCCCGCAACATCCCCGCCGAGTTCGCCGAGGCCCGCTGGCCGTTCGTCGTCGAGCGGCTCGGCCTGGCCGTCGATTCCGGCGGGCCGGGGGAGTTCCGCGGCGGCCTCGGCTACGACAAGCACATCCGGATGCTCCGCGACGCCCATTTCATGTCGATCGCGGACCGTTCGATCCTGTCGTGCTGGGGCGTCAACGGCGGCCGGGCGGGGCGGCCGTTCCGCGTCGACGTGGACGGCGAGGAGATGGAGGGCCTGGTGGACGACCACCCGGTCAGGGCGGGCCAGGTCATCCGCATCCGGACGACCGGCGGCGGAGGCTGGGGCGATCCCCTGAACCGCGACCCGTCCCGGGTGGCCGCCGACGTCCGCGACGGAAAGGTCTCGATCGAGGGCGCCCGCGACGACTACGGCGTGGTCCTCGCCGACGGCGCCGTGGACGAGGAGGCGACCGCGGCCCTGCGCGCACGCATGCGGGCCGAACGCGGCCCCGCCCCGTTCTTCGACCGTGGCCCCGGCTACCCCGAGCTCTCGGGCGGCCGCACCTCCGCCGAGGTGGACGCCCTCGACGCGTGA
- a CDS encoding DoxX family protein, protein MAVLESGLLAAAVGCALANAFEVGAKAARARFVMRNSAEVGVPRSWIPRLAVLEGAGAAGLVLGLLGLPLLGLAAAIGLVLFFVGAVIAHVRARVLHNIAFPLAFLALAMAAAAYFALPPG, encoded by the coding sequence ATGGCGGTGCTGGAGAGCGGACTGCTCGCGGCGGCCGTCGGCTGCGCCCTGGCCAACGCCTTCGAGGTCGGGGCCAAGGCGGCCCGGGCGCGGTTCGTGATGCGGAACTCCGCCGAGGTCGGCGTGCCGCGAAGCTGGATTCCGCGCCTCGCCGTCCTGGAGGGGGCCGGGGCCGCCGGTCTGGTCCTGGGGCTGCTCGGCCTGCCGCTCCTCGGACTGGCCGCCGCGATCGGTCTGGTGCTGTTCTTCGTCGGCGCGGTCATCGCCCACGTGCGGGCGCGGGTGCTCCACAACATCGCCTTTCCCCTGGCCTTCCTGGCGCTGGCGATGGCGGCCGCGGCGTACTTCGCGCTGCCGCCCGGCTGA
- a CDS encoding SRPBCC family protein, translated as MQLNGSVTVAAPVTRVWDALQDPAVLARTIPGCSSLEETGPDTYRMVVTAGVASIQGTYVGQVELADPDPPRSFVLRARGQGAPGTVDATVRVRLTDGDGSTRIDYEADATVGGMVGGVGQRMLGSVAKRTAGEFFAAVERDLAALAADPGPAAGAAEAAGRSPAEAAGSAASPAPASPAGTGTVYAGRAAAAPARPATAWPMAAAFVSGGAVALAGVAVGYALARRACTARRI; from the coding sequence ATGCAGCTCAACGGCAGTGTCACCGTCGCCGCGCCGGTCACCCGCGTGTGGGACGCGCTCCAGGACCCGGCGGTCCTGGCGAGGACGATTCCGGGATGCAGTTCCCTGGAGGAAACGGGCCCCGACACCTACCGCATGGTCGTGACGGCGGGCGTCGCCTCCATCCAGGGCACCTACGTGGGCCAGGTCGAGCTCGCCGACCCCGACCCGCCGCGTTCGTTCGTCCTGCGCGCACGCGGGCAGGGGGCGCCCGGCACGGTCGACGCGACCGTCCGGGTGCGGCTCACCGACGGCGACGGCTCGACCCGGATCGACTACGAGGCGGACGCGACCGTGGGCGGCATGGTCGGCGGCGTCGGCCAGCGGATGCTCGGCAGCGTCGCCAAGCGCACCGCGGGCGAGTTCTTCGCCGCCGTCGAACGCGACCTCGCCGCGCTCGCCGCGGACCCCGGACCCGCCGCCGGCGCGGCGGAGGCGGCCGGCCGGTCACCGGCGGAGGCGGCCGGGTCCGCGGCGTCGCCGGCCCCGGCGTCTCCCGCCGGAACCGGCACCGTCTACGCGGGACGCGCCGCGGCCGCGCCGGCCCGCCCGGCCACCGCGTGGCCCATGGCCGCCGCCTTCGTCTCCGGCGGCGCCGTGGCCCTCGCCGGCGTGGCCGTCGGCTACGCCCTGGCCAGGCGCGCCTGCACGGCGCGGCGCATCTGA
- a CDS encoding FKBP-type peptidyl-prolyl cis-trans isomerase translates to MALERPEIDFPEGRPPAYLDITDIKEGDGPEAAKGSNVSMHYVGVSWSTGEEFDASWNRGSTLDFQLGSGRVIKGWDMGIPGMKVGGRRKLVIPPHLAYGDRSPSPAIKPGETLIFVVDLVGVS, encoded by the coding sequence ATGGCGCTTGAACGCCCCGAGATCGACTTCCCCGAGGGCCGGCCGCCCGCCTACCTCGACATCACCGACATCAAGGAGGGCGACGGCCCCGAGGCCGCCAAGGGCTCGAACGTGTCGATGCACTACGTCGGCGTGTCGTGGTCGACCGGCGAGGAGTTCGACGCGTCCTGGAACCGCGGCTCCACCCTCGACTTCCAGCTCGGCAGCGGCCGCGTCATCAAGGGCTGGGACATGGGCATCCCCGGCATGAAGGTCGGCGGCCGCCGCAAGCTCGTCATCCCGCCGCACCTGGCCTACGGCGACCGCAGCCCGAGCCCCGCCATCAAGCCCGGCGAGACCCTCATCTTCGTCGTCGACCTCGTCGGCGTGAGCTGA